From Toxotes jaculatrix isolate fToxJac2 chromosome 1, fToxJac2.pri, whole genome shotgun sequence, a single genomic window includes:
- the smyd2a gene encoding N-lysine methyltransferase SMYD2-A produces MKNEGIEGTESFLSPGQGRGLRAVRHFAVGELVFACPAYSYVLTVNERGAHCEHCFTRREDLFKCGKCKQAYYCNVDCQRGDWPMHKAECISMCAYGENWCPSETVRLVARIIMKQRVTTERTPSERLLLLREFEAHLDKMDSEKEEMNQADIAALHHFYSRHISDLPDEQALTELFAQVNCNGFTIEDEELSHLGSAVFPDVALMNHSCSPNVIVTYKGTVAEVRAVKEINPGEEIFNSYIDLLYPTEDRKERLLDSYFFICQCTECTTKSKDKAKMEIRKLSTSPEPEEIRSMVRYAKNVIEEFRRAKHYKTPSELLEMCELSQEKMGAIFADTNVYMLHMMYQAMGVCLYMQDWDGAMSYGEKIVQPYSVHYPAYSLNVASMYLKLGRLYLGLEKKTQGVKALKKALAIMEVAHGKDHHYVAEVKREIEEQK; encoded by the exons aTGAAGAACGAAGGCATAGAGGGGACGGAGAGCTTTCTGAGCCCGGGCCAAGGCCGAGGCCTGCGGGCGGTGAGGCACTTCGCGGTGGGGGAGCTGGTGTTCGCCTGCCCTGCCTACTCCTACGTGTTGACAGTGAATGAAAGGGGAGCGCACTGTGAGCACTGCTTCACCAG GAGAGAAGACCTTTTTAAGTGTGGCAAATGTAAGCAGGCCTACTACTGCAATGTGGACTGTCAG AGAGGTGATTGGCCCATGCATAAGGCTGAGTGTATATCCATGTGTGCCTATGGGGAGAACTGGTGTCCATCAGAGACCGTCAGACTGGTGGCCAGAATTATCATGAAACAG AGAGTCACAACAGAGCGCACCCCTTCAGAAAGACTGCTACTGCTCAGAGAGTTTGAAGCcc ATTTAGATAAGATGGACAGCgagaaggaggagatgaacCAGGCAGACATAGCAGCTCTGCATCATTTCTACTCCAGACACATCAGTGACCTCCCTGATGAACAGGCACTCACTGAGCTCTTTGCACAG GTTAACTGTAATGGCTTTACCATAGAGGATGAGGAACTCTCCCATTTGGGATCAGCTGTTTTTCCCGA TGTAGCACTGATGAATCACAGCTGTAGTCCTAATGTCATAGTGACCTATAAAGGCACAGTGGCTGAGGTTAGAGCTGTGAAAGAGATTAACCCAGGAGAGGAG ATCTTTAACAGCTACATAGACCTGCTCTATCCAACAGAGGACAGGAAAGAGCGGTTGTTAGATTCCTACTTCTTCATATGCCAGTGTACTGAGTGCACCACCAAATCTAAG GACAAAGCAAAAATGGAGATAAGGAAGCTGAGTACTTCACCGGAGCCAGAGGAAATCCGATCCATGGTCCGATACGCCAAGAATGTCATTGAGGAGTTCAGGAGAGCCAAACACTACAAAA CCCCCAGTGAGCTGCTGGAAATGTGCGAGCTCAGCCAGGAGAAAATGGGGGCTATATTTGCAGACACCAACGTCTACATGCTGCACATGATGTATCAGGCCATGGGTGTCTGTCTCTACATGCAGGACTGGGACGGCGCTATGAGCTATGGAGAGAAGATTGTTCAGCCATATAG TGTACACTACCCAGCCTACTCCCTGAATGTGGCATCTATGTATCTGAAACTGGGCCGTCTGTATTTGGGACTGGAGAAGAAGACGCAAGGAGTGAAAGCTCTGAAGAAG GCATTGGCCATCATGGAGGTGGCTCATGGTAAAGATCACCATTATGTAGCAGAAGTCAAACGAGAAATCGAGGAGCAGAAGTAA